Proteins encoded in a region of the Nostoc sp. UHCC 0926 genome:
- the vnfD gene encoding nitrogenase vanadium-iron protein, alpha chain yields the protein MPMKLFKCDESIPEREKHIYIKEKGEDTTQFLPSAHVETIPGSLSERGCSYCGAKLVIGGVLKDTIQLIHGPVGCAYDTWHTKRYPSDNGNFQLKYVWSSDMKEQHVVFGGEKLLKKAMLEAFAEFPEIKRMMVYTTCSTALIGDDIKPVVKEVEKELGDVDIFTVECPGFAGVSQSKGHHVFNMGWMTDKVGTFEPEITSPYTINVIGDYNIQGDTFVMEKYMKKMGIQIIAHFTGNGTYDSLRGMHRAQLNVTNCARSAGYIANELKKKYGIPRIDVDTWGFDYAKEGLRKIGAFFGLEDRAEAVIAEEVAKYESKLGWYKERLAGKKVCIWTGGPRLWHWTKALEDDLGMHVVAMSSKFGHQEDFEKVIARGEEGTIYIDDGNELEFFEVLEMVKPDLVLTGPRVGALVKKLHLPYVNGHGYHNGPYMGFEGAVNMARDMYNAIYSPLMKLAQIDIRDEQNPVSTNGNGKAAKDLSEEVVSLIQQQVKEATSEVKQQVKEVTSEVKQLVKEAAPQVQKQAKEAAPQVQKQAKEAAPQVQKQAKEAAPQVQPQAKEAAPQVQPQAKEAAPQVQPQAKEAAPQVQPQAKEAAPQVQPQAKEAAPQVQPQAKEAAPQVQPQAKEVAPQVQPQAKEVAPQVQQQANEIALYIQERAAEVTKLIQERCLWQFHSRAWDREENINGVLNKAAQILTGEKVVLDTLIERGFYADAKILSADLEIRFSWLSKMENSQKKAVLESVKAMLVDIVITKSKNGELHYSLY from the coding sequence ATGCCAATGAAGTTGTTTAAGTGCGACGAATCGATTCCAGAACGGGAAAAGCACATATATATTAAAGAAAAAGGAGAAGATACAACCCAGTTTCTCCCTAGCGCCCACGTAGAAACGATTCCCGGCTCATTATCTGAGCGCGGATGCAGCTATTGTGGTGCCAAGCTAGTAATTGGTGGTGTCCTGAAAGATACTATTCAGTTGATACATGGACCAGTGGGCTGTGCATATGATACATGGCACACCAAACGCTATCCCAGCGACAATGGCAACTTCCAACTAAAATATGTCTGGTCATCGGACATGAAGGAACAGCATGTTGTCTTCGGTGGTGAAAAGCTGCTGAAAAAAGCGATGCTGGAAGCCTTTGCAGAATTTCCTGAGATTAAGCGGATGATGGTCTACACCACCTGCTCTACAGCATTGATTGGCGATGATATCAAGCCTGTAGTCAAAGAAGTAGAAAAAGAACTTGGAGATGTAGACATCTTCACAGTTGAGTGTCCAGGTTTTGCTGGTGTGAGTCAATCCAAAGGTCACCACGTGTTTAACATGGGGTGGATGACAGACAAGGTAGGAACCTTTGAGCCAGAGATTACTAGCCCATACACGATTAATGTGATTGGTGACTACAACATCCAAGGTGATACCTTTGTGATGGAAAAGTACATGAAAAAAATGGGCATCCAAATTATTGCCCATTTTACCGGAAATGGTACTTATGACTCATTACGCGGCATGCACAGAGCGCAGTTGAATGTGACCAACTGTGCCCGCTCCGCAGGCTACATTGCCAATGAATTAAAGAAAAAATATGGCATTCCCCGGATTGATGTCGATACCTGGGGCTTTGACTATGCCAAGGAAGGGTTACGCAAAATCGGTGCTTTCTTTGGACTTGAAGACAGAGCCGAAGCTGTGATTGCCGAAGAAGTGGCTAAATATGAATCGAAGCTAGGTTGGTATAAAGAGCGCTTGGCTGGTAAAAAGGTCTGTATCTGGACAGGCGGTCCCCGTTTGTGGCACTGGACCAAAGCCTTAGAAGACGATTTGGGGATGCACGTCGTGGCAATGTCCTCGAAGTTTGGTCACCAAGAGGATTTTGAAAAGGTAATTGCCAGAGGTGAAGAAGGGACTATCTATATTGATGATGGCAATGAACTCGAATTCTTCGAGGTGCTAGAGATGGTCAAGCCAGATTTGGTGTTGACTGGACCACGGGTGGGTGCTTTGGTGAAGAAACTTCACTTGCCTTATGTGAATGGTCATGGCTACCACAATGGTCCATATATGGGCTTTGAAGGTGCTGTGAACATGGCACGTGATATGTACAATGCCATCTATTCACCTTTGATGAAGTTGGCTCAAATTGATATCCGTGATGAGCAAAATCCGGTAAGTACCAATGGTAACGGTAAAGCTGCCAAAGACCTATCTGAGGAAGTCGTTTCTTTAATTCAACAGCAAGTTAAGGAAGCCACCTCAGAGGTTAAACAGCAAGTTAAAGAAGTTACTTCAGAGGTCAAACAGCTAGTTAAGGAAGCTGCGCCACAGGTTCAAAAGCAAGCTAAGGAAGCTGCGCCACAGGTTCAAAAGCAAGCTAAGGAAGCTGCGCCACAGGTTCAAAAGCAAGCTAAAGAAGCTGCGCCACAAGTTCAACCACAAGCTAAAGAAGCTGCACCACAGGTTCAGCCACAAGCTAAAGAAGCTGCACCACAGGTTCAGCCACAAGCTAAAGAAGCTGCGCCACAAGTTCAACCACAAGCTAAGGAAGCTGCGCCACAGGTTCAGCCACAAGCTAAGGAAGCTGCGCCACAGGTTCAGCCACAAGCTAAGGAAGCTGCGCCACAGGTTCAGCCACAAGCTAAGGAAGTTGCACCACAGGTTCAGCCACAAGCTAAGGAAGTTGCACCACAGGTTCAACAGCAAGCTAACGAAATCGCGTTATACATTCAAGAGCGAGCTGCGGAAGTCACAAAATTAATTCAAGAACGGTGTTTGTGGCAGTTTCACTCGCGTGCATGGGATCGGGAAGAAAACATCAATGGTGTTCTCAATAAGGCCGCCCAAATCTTAACTGGAGAAAAGGTGGTTCTGGATACCTTGATCGAGAGAGGTTTTTATGCAGATGCGAAGATCCTTTCGGCTGACCTAGAAATCAGGTTTTCATGGTTAAGTAAGATGGAGAACTCGCAAAAGAAGGCAGTACTGGAGTCTGTTAAGGCAATGCTGGTCGATATTGTAATAACCAAGTCGAAGAATGGTGAATTGCATTATTCGCTTTACTAA
- a CDS encoding TetR/AcrR family transcriptional regulator, whose translation MIKPKTTRKSVHDRILSTASGLFYREGIRNVGIDRIIAESGVAKMSLYNHFKSKDALIEAWLLQQDEEWCEWLKTTIEERTSNPSQQLLAIFDALREWFEGPDFRGCAFINASVELANRDHPGHRVALEHQQSIYRYIKSLAQSTEVSSPEQLARQLLLLMQGAIVVAMMEGSWSTASQAKKVAATLIQTAPKSGVT comes from the coding sequence ATGATTAAACCGAAAACAACCCGTAAATCTGTTCACGATCGCATCCTAAGTACAGCATCAGGCTTGTTTTATCGAGAGGGAATTCGCAACGTTGGCATTGATAGAATCATTGCAGAATCTGGCGTTGCTAAAATGTCACTCTACAATCATTTTAAGTCAAAAGATGCATTGATTGAAGCTTGGCTGCTACAACAGGATGAAGAATGGTGCGAATGGCTGAAAACCACGATAGAGGAACGAACTTCTAACCCGTCCCAACAACTGTTGGCAATATTTGATGCGTTACGGGAATGGTTTGAGGGGCCAGATTTCCGAGGTTGTGCATTCATTAATGCTTCTGTAGAATTAGCCAATCGTGACCACCCTGGACATCGAGTGGCATTGGAGCATCAACAATCAATTTACCGCTACATCAAGAGCCTTGCTCAATCTACAGAAGTTTCATCACCGGAACAGTTAGCCCGACAACTGCTTCTGCTCATGCAAGGTGCGATCGTGGTTGCGATGATGGAAGGAAGTTGGTCAACTGCTTCACAGGCGAAAAAAGTGGCAGCAACCCTAATCCAGACTGCACCAAAATCCGGCGTTACATGA
- a CDS encoding type 1 glutamine amidotransferase: protein MRIHYLQHVPFEGIASIEQWATKKDYILSATQFYNGDTLPSVDHLDWVIVMGGPMNIYENDKYPWLTWEKHFIEEAIKKNKIVIGICLGSQLIADVLGSKVYKGQEKEIGWYPIQVTTEAQNSAVFASFPASFPVFHWHGDTFDLPAGAVRLAYSEICANQAFIYGDRVLGLQFHLESTQDSVRQIIENCASELVTGKYIQKPEEMLAQDDDFSNTNTTMCKILDYFATFMR, encoded by the coding sequence ATGAGAATTCATTACTTGCAACATGTGCCATTTGAAGGAATTGCTAGCATTGAACAGTGGGCGACAAAGAAAGATTATATTCTCTCTGCAACTCAGTTTTATAATGGTGACACTTTACCATCTGTTGATCACCTAGATTGGGTGATAGTAATGGGTGGGCCGATGAATATTTACGAGAATGATAAGTATCCTTGGTTGACTTGGGAAAAACATTTTATTGAAGAAGCAATCAAGAAGAATAAAATAGTTATTGGTATTTGTCTTGGTTCGCAGCTAATCGCTGATGTTTTAGGTTCCAAGGTTTACAAAGGTCAGGAAAAAGAAATAGGCTGGTATCCGATTCAAGTGACAACAGAAGCGCAAAATTCTGCTGTTTTTGCTTCATTCCCTGCATCTTTCCCTGTGTTTCATTGGCATGGTGATACTTTTGACTTACCAGCGGGTGCTGTACGACTAGCCTATAGTGAAATATGTGCAAATCAAGCTTTCATTTATGGAGATAGAGTATTAGGTTTGCAATTTCACCTAGAATCTACTCAAGACAGCGTTCGGCAAATTATTGAAAATTGCGCCTCGGAATTAGTTACAGGTAAATATATTCAGAAACCCGAAGAAATGCTTGCACAAGATGATGATTTTAGTAATACAAATACTACTATGTGTAAAATTTTAGATTATTTTGCTACTTTTATGAGATAA
- a CDS encoding energy-coupling factor ABC transporter ATP-binding protein, giving the protein MSTNEYVLNMRQVSVDSKTRKNILSIENFAVRPGELVAVLGPNGAGKSTLLRTINLLQPYRGEMQLFGQDVRNTNKTLLRRRSALVFQETLLLNETVFNNVAKVLKFRGTPTHKIKQRVHTALTTFGCEHLVNESARSLSGGEAKRVCIACGLVANSELLLLDEPSASLDVGIRAQIIEKIRQWAQARGSAVILVSHNFTDILHFAERAIALFDGCIVQDDNLETIIRRPVNEQLARLVGIDNIIPCQVERSSRGYCVKLANGIKFVYPGEITKPITACCLSGDTFNLYDVSSSILHKPWSVIIEGLIERVLNGIGICSIWVKVGEQTLIARVPRNHISGNVYPHQMIKLAFNAADAHFV; this is encoded by the coding sequence ATGAGTACTAACGAGTATGTCCTGAATATGCGACAGGTTAGTGTTGATAGCAAAACACGTAAAAATATCCTGTCAATTGAAAATTTTGCAGTCCGTCCAGGAGAACTGGTCGCTGTGCTTGGCCCCAATGGCGCTGGCAAAAGCACTTTGTTAAGAACAATCAATCTCTTGCAACCTTACCGTGGTGAGATGCAATTATTTGGACAGGATGTCCGTAATACTAATAAAACATTGTTGCGTCGTCGTTCGGCTTTGGTATTTCAGGAAACATTACTACTGAATGAAACTGTTTTTAATAATGTTGCCAAGGTATTAAAGTTTCGCGGAACACCAACACACAAGATTAAGCAAAGGGTACATACTGCACTTACAACTTTTGGCTGTGAACACCTAGTAAATGAGTCAGCTCGTTCTCTGTCCGGTGGTGAGGCGAAACGAGTTTGTATTGCCTGCGGGTTAGTTGCTAATTCAGAATTGCTGCTTTTGGATGAGCCTTCTGCTTCTTTAGATGTAGGAATACGTGCCCAGATAATCGAAAAAATTAGACAATGGGCCCAAGCCAGGGGATCAGCAGTCATATTAGTCAGTCATAATTTTACAGATATACTGCATTTTGCTGAGAGAGCGATCGCTTTATTTGACGGCTGTATTGTACAGGATGATAACTTGGAAACCATCATCCGCCGACCAGTCAACGAGCAGCTTGCCAGACTGGTAGGGATAGATAATATTATTCCGTGTCAAGTAGAACGAAGTAGCCGTGGTTATTGTGTCAAGCTTGCAAACGGAATAAAGTTTGTATATCCTGGGGAAATCACAAAGCCAATTACTGCATGTTGTTTATCTGGCGATACTTTCAATCTTTACGATGTAAGTTCTTCAATATTGCATAAACCTTGGTCAGTAATTATTGAAGGGCTAATAGAACGGGTTTTAAATGGTATTGGGATTTGTAGTATTTGGGTTAAGGTAGGAGAACAAACTTTAATCGCCAGAGTGCCTCGGAATCATATATCCGGCAATGTATATCCCCATCAAATGATTAAGCTGGCATTCAATGCGGCAGATGCACATTTTGTTTAA
- a CDS encoding ABC transporter permease yields the protein MNTIIEGAFKAIELLTSGDSDVFQVMTMTLFVSGTATAISVLLGLPLGLWLALVDFVGKQTLTSLINFGMGLPPVVVGLFVSLFLWRSGPLGDSDLMYTPTAMILAEAIIAFPIVAGFSFAAIISINPKLRWQLLSMGATQWQVNWLLIKEARLGLMAAIMAGFGRVISEVGASMMVGGNIKGQTRVLTTAIVMEVGKGNYDVAMAIAYILLLITYTVIVLLTILQHDKKIL from the coding sequence GTGAATACAATCATCGAAGGAGCTTTCAAAGCTATTGAGCTATTAACCAGTGGTGATAGTGACGTTTTCCAAGTCATGACGATGACATTGTTCGTATCTGGAACAGCTACAGCCATTAGTGTTTTACTGGGACTACCATTAGGACTATGGCTAGCATTAGTGGATTTCGTCGGCAAACAGACTCTGACTAGTTTGATTAACTTCGGCATGGGATTGCCACCTGTAGTAGTCGGTTTATTCGTCAGTCTGTTTTTGTGGCGGTCTGGGCCGTTAGGAGATAGTGATTTGATGTACACACCCACAGCTATGATCCTAGCCGAAGCCATCATTGCTTTTCCAATTGTAGCTGGCTTCAGTTTTGCGGCAATTATCAGTATTAATCCGAAACTACGCTGGCAACTGCTATCAATGGGGGCGACACAGTGGCAAGTCAACTGGTTGCTAATCAAGGAAGCACGGTTAGGGTTGATGGCTGCAATCATGGCTGGTTTTGGTCGCGTCATATCGGAAGTTGGTGCATCCATGATGGTGGGCGGCAATATCAAGGGGCAGACAAGAGTTCTGACTACAGCGATCGTTATGGAAGTAGGGAAAGGAAATTACGATGTTGCGATGGCGATCGCATACATTCTACTCTTGATCACATACACCGTTATCGTGTTGCTGACTATCCTACAGCATGACAAGAAAATTCTATGA
- a CDS encoding substrate-binding domain-containing protein — MIRRIFIACLACFLVILSAEASDILVKQNPAIAQSPANKNVIVAMTTSIEDSGLLDDLVPAIEKKTGYTLKKVAVGTGQALALAEKGEVDALFVNSPKAERKVLAGGAVTNRHLVMHNDFVIVGPDADKAKIRGKKSAVEAFSLIAKNQALFVSRGDDSGTNKLEKDLWQQAKVTPSGSWYQQTGSGMAQTLQVANQKLGYTLADRATYIFQKKNLSLPVLVQGDKKLLNLYHVMEVNSQKFPRVNSAGAKAFINYVLSREGQTLIAAHGKKEFKQPLFYVDAGKTEKDYGF; from the coding sequence ATGATTCGGAGAATTTTCATTGCATGTTTGGCTTGTTTCTTGGTAATTCTGAGTGCTGAAGCGAGTGATATACTGGTCAAGCAAAACCCAGCTATTGCCCAGTCCCCAGCAAATAAAAATGTAATCGTGGCAATGACAACGAGCATTGAGGACAGTGGGCTGCTAGATGATTTGGTTCCAGCGATTGAAAAGAAAACAGGATATACCTTAAAAAAGGTTGCAGTCGGCACTGGACAAGCTTTAGCATTAGCTGAAAAGGGTGAAGTTGACGCACTGTTCGTCAATTCACCGAAAGCCGAACGCAAAGTTTTGGCAGGTGGTGCGGTAACTAATCGCCACTTGGTAATGCACAATGACTTTGTAATCGTCGGTCCAGATGCTGACAAGGCAAAAATTCGAGGAAAAAAGAGTGCTGTAGAAGCATTCTCCCTGATTGCTAAAAATCAAGCCTTGTTTGTATCGCGGGGTGATGACTCAGGTACTAATAAGCTAGAGAAAGATTTATGGCAACAGGCAAAAGTCACACCCTCTGGCAGTTGGTATCAGCAAACAGGTTCAGGAATGGCGCAAACTTTGCAAGTCGCTAATCAAAAACTGGGATATACCTTAGCAGATCGAGCAACCTATATATTTCAAAAGAAAAACCTGTCTTTGCCAGTACTGGTGCAAGGAGATAAGAAACTCTTAAATCTCTACCATGTCATGGAAGTAAATTCTCAGAAATTCCCCAGAGTGAATAGTGCAGGAGCTAAAGCGTTTATTAATTATGTCTTATCTCGTGAAGGACAGACACTAATTGCAGCCCACGGCAAAAAAGAGTTCAAACAACCGCTATTTTATGTTGATGCCGGTAAAACGGAGAAAGATTACGGCTTTTAG
- a CDS encoding substrate-binding domain-containing protein yields MSQQELANIAGVTRQTIGAVETGQCAPSVTISLRLAKALGCQVEDLFWLGEEDLPKIEAILADSASNLRQSQVILARIGDRWIAYPLLGRDAFHIEMIPSDGETVVVNGGSDVGPSPVRVDGFPSIKQTAISVSGSDSAVLTYPCEEASYAQDLVERHELCPKSEAQSQTGTNKVLVRLLDNMDKVHKTVVIAGCTPVLSVLARATERWHPQLRVHYRFAHSKPALRSLCRGEVHIAGMHLYDPQTGEYNIPFVREAIAGRNAVLITLGVWQEGLLVPPGNPMGVKTVSDLVEFGATVVTHEVGSGNRMLLERKLLEERVPFKAIKRFDQIAHNHQDVALSVASGIADAGISTASIAATFGLGFIPLHSARYDLVILKEYLQESPVQQFLNILGNRLVRSQLQILGGYDISKTGEVVANL; encoded by the coding sequence ATGAGTCAGCAAGAACTAGCTAATATAGCTGGCGTAACTCGTCAGACTATTGGTGCTGTAGAAACGGGACAATGTGCTCCTTCTGTTACTATTTCCTTACGTTTAGCTAAGGCACTTGGTTGCCAAGTTGAGGACTTATTCTGGCTAGGAGAGGAGGATTTACCCAAAATTGAGGCGATTCTTGCCGATTCGGCCTCTAACCTACGGCAATCACAAGTTATTCTAGCACGGATTGGGGATCGATGGATAGCTTATCCCCTATTAGGCAGAGATGCTTTTCACATCGAAATGATTCCATCTGATGGTGAGACAGTTGTGGTGAATGGCGGTAGCGACGTAGGACCGTCACCCGTAAGGGTGGATGGGTTCCCCAGTATTAAGCAAACTGCCATTAGCGTCAGTGGTAGCGATAGCGCAGTGTTAACGTACCCCTGCGAGGAAGCAAGCTACGCGCAGGATCTCGTAGAGAGGCACGAGCTTTGCCCCAAGAGTGAAGCACAGAGCCAGACAGGTACAAATAAAGTCCTGGTTCGGCTTCTGGATAATATGGACAAAGTGCACAAGACAGTTGTGATTGCTGGTTGTACACCTGTGCTTTCAGTGTTAGCAAGAGCAACTGAACGCTGGCATCCGCAACTGCGAGTTCATTATCGTTTCGCCCATAGCAAGCCTGCATTACGTAGTCTATGCCGAGGTGAAGTTCACATTGCAGGCATGCACTTATATGATCCCCAAACTGGGGAATATAATATTCCCTTTGTGCGGGAAGCTATAGCTGGTAGGAATGCTGTTTTAATCACCCTTGGAGTTTGGCAAGAGGGATTGTTAGTCCCACCAGGAAACCCAATGGGAGTTAAAACAGTTTCCGACTTAGTAGAATTTGGAGCAACTGTTGTCACCCATGAAGTGGGTTCTGGCAATCGGATGCTTTTAGAACGGAAACTCCTTGAAGAACGAGTGCCATTCAAGGCGATAAAAAGATTTGATCAAATCGCTCACAACCATCAAGATGTTGCTTTATCTGTAGCCTCAGGAATCGCTGATGCAGGTATCAGTACGGCATCTATAGCTGCTACTTTTGGTTTGGGATTTATTCCCCTTCATAGTGCGCGATACGACTTGGTAATTCTCAAGGAATACTTGCAAGAATCACCAGTACAGCAGTTTCTCAATATCTTAGGAAATCGGCTAGTGCGATCGCAATTACAAATTCTCGGCGGTTATGACATCAGCAAGACTGGGGAAGTTGTAGCAAATCTTTAG